In one Paramormyrops kingsleyae isolate MSU_618 chromosome 18, PKINGS_0.4, whole genome shotgun sequence genomic region, the following are encoded:
- the rpl36a gene encoding large ribosomal subunit protein eL42 → MFRSSSGAPLPLSLCDGTANMVNVPKTRRTFCKKCKKHQPHKVTQYKKGKDSLYAQGKRRYDRKQSGYGGQTKPIFRKKAKTTKKIVLRLECVEPNCRSKRMLAIKRCKHFELGGDKKRKGQVIQF, encoded by the exons ATGTTTCGGAGCTCTTCCGGGGCGCCGCTTCCTCTTAGCCTCTGCGACGGGACGGCAAACATG GTGAACGTGCCGAAGACTCGCAGGACTTTCTGCAAAAAGTGCAAGAAGCACCAGCCTCACAAAGTTACCCAGTACAAAAAGGGCAAGGATTCCCTTTATGCACAGG GTAAAAGGAGATATGACCGTAAGCAGAGCGGTTATGGTGGCCAGACAAAGCCTATTTTCCGAAAAAAG GCAAAGACCACGAAGAAGATTGTGTTGAGGCTGGAGTGTGTGGAGCCTAACTGCAGGTCCAAGCGGATGCTGGCCATTAAGAGGTGCAAGCACTTTGAACTGGGCGGAGACAAGAAGAGAAAG ggCCAAGTTATCCAGTTCTAA
- the LOC111833669 gene encoding tyrosine-protein kinase BTK gives MMSDSILEDIFIKRSQQKKKTSPLNFKERLFILTQEKISYYDYDVEKGKKKALKGTVEVDKIRCVEKVLPEENAPIERLYPFQIIYDEGPLYIFAKSDEVRRLWIHQLKHVVRFNKDLAQKYHPCFWVDGMWLCCQQGVKQALGCQVLQPKNGGLLGNPSRRKSRKPLPPTPAEEPTPPQPPCPQLGPSSGMTVIAEYEYTPVNKQDLPLRPGEEYTVLEAVDASWWRARDKHGNEGYIPSNYVVEAGHGFERFAWYCKNINRSQAENLLKAENKDGGFLVRDSSKTGKYTVSLYAKAPGDPMGTCRHYNICSTPQGQFYLAEKHNFSSIEELINYHQHNAAGLVSRLKHIVSNKADKAPSRAGLGYGIWEIDPRDLTFLKELGNGQFGVVKYGKWQGQHDVAIKMIKEGSMSEDDFIDEAKVMMKLHHQNLVQLYGVCTKQRPIYIVTEYLSNGCLLNHLRDSLKHPSPIQLLEMCKDVSEGMAYLESKQYIHRDLAARNCLVDSNGTIKVTDFGLSRYVLEDDEYTSSAGSKFPVRWSPPEVFLYCRFSSKSDIWAFGVLMWEIYTLGRMPYERLSNTEIVEKISTGLRLYRPQMANDRIYTIMTSCWHEKPEERPAFQDLVVTIQDLLYELQ, from the exons ATGATGTCAGACAGTATACTGGAAGACATCTTTATTAAACGATCCCAGCAGAAGAAGAAGACCTCACCCTTGAACTTCAAGGAACGTTTATTTATTCTAACGCAAGAAAAGATCTCCTACTATGATTATGATGTTGAAAAAGGG AAAAAGAAAGCACTGAAGGGGACAGTGGAGGTCGACAAGATCAGATGCGTGGAAAAGGTCTTACCAGAGGAAAACGCACCTATTGAGCGACTGTATCCATTTCAG ATCATCTACGATGAGGGCCCCCTCTATATCTTTGCCAAGAGCGACGAAGTTCGGAGACTGTGGATACACCAGCTGAAGCATG TGGTGCGGTTCAACAAGGACCTGGCGCAGAAATATCACCCCTGTTTCTGGGTGGATGGCATGTGGTTATGCTGCCAGCAGGGGGTCAAACAGGCCCTGGGGTGCCAAGTGCTGCAGCCTAAGAATGGGG GACTTTTGGGTAACCCCTCTCGACGTAAATCCAGGAAACCCCTTCCGCCTACACCAGCAGAG GAACCAACCCCTCCGCAGCCACCATGCCCACAGCTAGGTCCCTCTTCAGGAATGACAGTCATAGCAGAGTACGAATACACCCCAGTAAACAAGCAAGATCTTCCACTGAGGCCAGGAGAGGAGTACACCGTCCTGGAAGCAGTGGATGCCAGCTGGTGGAGGGCCAGGGACAAACATGG AAATGAAGGATACATTCCCAGTAATTATGTTGTGGAGGCTGGACATGGTTTTGAGAGGTTTGC ATGGTATTGCAAGAATATTAACCGCAGCCAAGCAGAGAACCTTCTAAAAGCTGAG AACAAAGATGGTGGTTTTTTAGTGCGAGACTCAAGCAAAACTGGGAAATACACCGTGTCATTATACGCCAAAGCTCCAGG GGACCCGATGGGCACCTGCAGACACTACAACATCTGCAGCACACCGCAGGGCCAGTTCTACTTGGCTGAAAAGCACAACTTCTCCAGCATTGAGGAGCTCATTAACTACCATCAACATAATGCTGCAG GTTTGGTGAGTAGGTTGAAGCACATTGTTTCCAATAAGGCTGATAAGGCACCTTCAAGAGCTGGCCTAGGATACG GTATCTGGGAGATTGATCCACGAGACCTTACCTTCCTGAAGGAGCTGGGAAATGGTCAGTTTGGTGTGGTAAAATACGGAAAATGGCAGGGTCAACATGATGTCGCTATCAAGATGATCAAGGAAGGCTCTATGTCAGAAGATGATTTCATTGATGAGGCTAAAGTTATGAT GAAACTTCACCATCAAAACCTGGTTCAGTTGTACGGTGTATGCACCAAGCAGAGACCCATTTACATTGTAACTGAGTATCTCTCCAATGGGTGTCTACTTAACCACCTCCGAGACTCGCTCAAACATCCGTCCCCTATCCAGCTCCTTGAAATGTGCAAAGATGTGAGTGAGGGAATGGCCTATTTGGAATCCAAACAATATATCCACAGAGACTTG GCTGCTAGAAACTGTTTGGTGGATTCTAATGGGACCATTAAAGTTACTGACTTTGGACTATCAAG ATACGTTTTAGAGGATGATGAGTACACCAGCTCCGCAGGATCGAAGTTCCCAGTGCGCTGGTCACCCCCCGAGGTTTTCCTCTACTGCCGATTCAGCAGCAAGTCAGATATCTGGGCCTTTG GTGTCCTGATGTGGGAGATCTACACCCTGGGAAGGATGCCTTATGAGCGTTTAAGTAACACAGAAATAGTGGAGAAAATATCTACCGGTCTGCGTCTCTATCGCCCCCAAATGGCCAATGACAGGATTTACACCATCATGACGAGCTGTTGGCATGAG aaACCAGAAGAGCGGCCAGCGTTTCAAGATCTTGTGGTTACTATTCAAGATCTTCTGTATGAACTTCAGTAG
- the timm8a gene encoding mitochondrial import inner membrane translocase subunit Tim8 A, which translates to MDNQGAAADPQLQQFIEVESQKQRFQQLVHQMTEMCWDKCMDKPGPKLDSRTETCFVNCVERFIDTSQFILNRLEQTQRSRSSFSETLSD; encoded by the exons ATGGATAATCAAGGAGCTGCAGCGGATCCTCAGCTTCAGCAGTTTATAGAAGTAGAATCACAGAAACAAAGGTTTCAACAGCTCGTGCACCAGATGACAGAAATGTGCTGG GATAAATGCATGGATAAGCCTGGGCCTAAGCTGGACTCCAGGACGGAAACATGTTTTGTGAATTGTGTTGAGCGATTCATCGATACAAGTCAATTCATACTAAACAGACTGGAGCAGACCCAGAGGAGTCGAAGCTCCTTCTCAGAGACTTTGTCTGACTAG
- the LOC111833670 gene encoding magnesium transporter NIPA2-like: MDFNSVNRREFYIGLSLAISSSVFIGGSFILKKKGLLRLAGTGSTRAGSGGHAYLKEWLWWAGLISMGLGEAANFAAYAFAPATLVTPLGALSVLVSAVLSSYFLNERLNVHGKIGCLMCILGSTVMVIHAPQEEEVASLRAMAEKLKDPGFIAFAVCIVVSSLVLIFLVAPHYGQKNVLVYIVICSIIGSLSVSCVKGLGLGIKEFFAGTAVLKDPLFWVLLVSLVVCVSAQINYLNKALDIFNTSIVTPIYYVIFTTAVMACSAILFKEWLHMSADGALGTVSGFLTIILGIFLLHAFKDITFTWDSLPMFLRPQSSHWGQPYMPLDSQEMPVDKNALPARKWVTKGISPECSI, translated from the exons ATGGATTTCAATTCTGTCAACCGGCGTGAGTTTTATATCGGTCTGAGCCTGGCGATCAGCTCCAGCGTCTTCATCGGCGGGAGCTTCATCCTGAAGAAGAAGGGTCTGCTGCGGTTAGCGGGCACGGGCTCCACCAGAGCAG GGTCAGGTGGCCATGCCTACCTAAAGGAATGGTTATGGTGGGCAGGACTTATATCAA TGGGCTTAGGAGAAGCTGCAAACTTTGCTGCCTACGCTTTTGCGCCTGCAACACTGGTTACACCATTAGGAGCACTGAGTGTTTTGGTGAG TGCTGTACTGTCATCCTATTTTCTGAACGAGAGGCTGAACGTTCATGGGAAGATTGGTTGCTTGATGTGCATCCTGGGATCAACAGTGATGGTCATACATGCCCCACAGGAAGAGGAAGTCGCGTCCTTAAGAGCAATGGCAGAGAAACTTAAAGATCCAG gTTTCATTGCATTTGCTGTGTGCATAGTGGTGAGCAGCCTTGTCCTCATCTTCTTGGTCGCACCCCATTACGGGCAGAAGAACGTTCTAGTATACATTGTGATTTGCTCAATCATTGGTTCCTTATCGGTCTCCTGTGTGAAGGGCCTCGGCCTTGGCATTAAGGAGTTCTTTGCTGGGACTGCAGTGCTAAAGGACCCCTTGTTCTGGGTCCTACTGGTGAGCCTGGTGGTCTGTGTCAGTGCGCAGATCAACTACTTGAACAAGGCTCTGGACATTTTTAACACGTCCATCGTCACACCCATCTACTACGTCATTTTCACCACGGCTGTCATGGCCTGCTCTGCCATCCTTTTCAAGGAATGGCTCCACATGTCAGCAGATGGAGCGCTGGGTACCGTCAGTGGCTTCCTTACCATCATCCTGGGCATCTTCCTTCTCCATGCCTTTAAAGACATCACCTTCACCTGGGATAGTCTGCCGATGTTCCTGCGCCCTCAGAGTTCGCACTGGGGCCAGCCTTACATGCCTCTGGATAGTCAGGAGATGCCTGTTGACAAAAATGCACTTCCTGCAAGAAAATGGGTCACGAAAGGAATATCTCCAGAGTGCTCTATCTGA